In Halichondria panicea chromosome 9, odHalPani1.1, whole genome shotgun sequence, a genomic segment contains:
- the LOC135341678 gene encoding protein NLRC3-like, with the protein MSCVKLSISSYHTDQAKLSELKSGFNATELFLSGPLSDEDICLVCKEVLLQLESLEKITLELRECTDNGCVHIAHLIEKNSSIRYLSLLLNNVGEKGAQILAKGLLKSSLQSFSMYAAQLDLHDQCIGDTGAKYIADALKDHQTLKSLYLVQNRLSNVGLTHIIKNLSSSSVCELDLRTNNIDSEGAKVISSYLVDNNTLKKLVLNENRGIQNEGAKEIALSLTTNSALTQLSLRSCGIGKKGAERFAACLVQNTTLQTLDLCGNTEVGDDAVELMSRGLKENRSLLELNLSCCGLGDEGCAHLAEALLVNETLTHLWLQKNEIGDGGILSLSQTIRQNKVLCLLSVSGNRFSHKGSTALAQSLSQNDTLTTLDIGGSINTESISMVDILLDKNKQLIRYKNWTKELLQINKELVQQRDSLKKLVHKKK; encoded by the exons ATGTCTTGTGTCAAGTTATCCATCAGCAGCTACCATACTGATCAAGCAAAGCTGTCTGAGCTGAAAAGTGGATTCAATGCAACAGAGCTGTTTCTGAGTGGACCTTTATCCGATGAAGATATTTGCCTAGTGTGCAAGGAGGTGTTGTTGCAGTTAGAGTCACTGGAGAAAATCACTCTTGAGCTCAGAGAATGCACTGACAATGGTTGTGTACATATTGCCCATCTAATTGAGAAGAATTCTAGTATACGATATTTGTCACTACTGCTGAATAATGTTGGAGAGAAAGGAGCTCAGATTTTGGCCAAAGGGCTGCTCAAATCGTCACTGCAAAGTTTCTCCATGTATGCTGCTCAGCTGGACCTCCACGATCAATGTATTGGTGACACAGGGGCCAAGTATATAGCTGATGCACTCAAAGACCATCAGACATTGAAAAGTCTGTACTTGGTTCAGAATAGACTAAGCAATGTTGGACTTACTCACATAATCAAGAATTTAAGTTCAAGTAGCGTCTGTGAATTAGATCTAAGAACAAACAATATTGACTCAGAAGGAGCCAAGGTGATCAGTTCGTATCTTGTTGATAACAATACACTCAAGAAGCTTGTCCTCAATGAGAATCGTGGAATACAAAATGAAGGAGCAAAAGAAATTGCTCTATCACTAACTACAAACTCCGCACTGACACAACTTTCTTTGCGCTCATGTGGAATTGGAAAGAAAGGAGCTGAACGATTTGCTGCATGTCTGGTACAAAACACCACTCTACAAACTCTCGACCTATGTGGCAATACTGAGGTTGGTGATGATGCAGTTGAACTGATGAGCCGTGGACTTAAAGAGAACAGATCTCTATTAGAACTCAACCTCTCGTGCTGTGGCCTCGGGGATGAGGGCTGTGCCCACTTGGCCGAAGCTCTACTGGTGAATGAAACACTCACTCATCTGTGGCTGCAAAAGAATGAGATTGGAGATGGTGGAATATTATCGCTCAGTCAAACCATACGCCAAAACAA GGTCCTGTGTTTGCTTTCTGTGAGTGGGAACAGGTTCAGCCACAAAGGCTCAACTGCTCTCGCCCAAAGCCTCAGCCAAAACGACACCCTCACAACCCTTGATATTGGCGGCTCTATTAATACTGAGAGTATCTCTATGGTGGACATACTTCTAGACAAGAACAAACAACTCATACGTTACAAGAACTGGACCAAAGAGCTTCTCCAAATAAACAAAGAGTTAGTCCAACAGAGAGACTCTCTAAAGAAACTTGTTCATAAGAAAAAGTAG